GGTATTGCTAGCACCCTGAGGACCTCGCTCTGCCCGTCTGAGATGCCACAGCGGCCTCCCCATCgaccctggggctggggggccgcTCTGCAAAGTCCGGGGGGACTGTGGGACCCCCCCCTTACTCAGCAGCCGCCGGCTCCAGGTTGGGCACTGGCAGCTGCAAGAAATGCATCACCGCTCTCACCACCTTCTCCGGGGCAATGTTGTAGACGGGGTGCGTAGCCTGCTGCGAGAGAGGGGGAGCGGAAAAAGAggttaaaaatgtcttttttggTGCCGTGGAGGACGGGTTGAGTCCTGGCAGCTCGTGACACCTACCAGGCGGTTCtcagggacccccaggaccaCCTCGTGGTGGTGGTCACCGCTGCCGAAGTGCTGGGCGATGGCCAAGCCGCTCAGGCAGTAGCAGGTGTGGTAGAAATCCCGGGACCTTGGGGGGATATTGGGGTGCTGAGGGGGTGTACGGAGCACCAGGCAGCCCCCCCAGGCTGGTACTCACTTGCCCGGCTTGTCGAGCAGCCCCCCGGCCGGGCactggcagcacagcaggatgTATTCCTGCAGCGCCGACTGGTCAATCATCCAGCGGGTCATGCTGAGTGCCGCATCGCCTGGAGTGGGGGAGACAGTGAAATGCCTGGAGGGGGCCTGGGAAGGTGGAAACCCCCCGCCGGGGTCTTCCTGCACCCCCTAGGGAACTATCGAGGTGTCCGGTTAAGCCTCAGTGCCAAAAACCCCCCCGAGAACAGCGACACGAGGAGCCACAATCACTCTGCGCTTTGTTCGCTCACTAAACCACCTTCACCCCTCTCTGGAAATGCcgttttgggggggggcagaGGCGGCCGGCACCCCCCGGTGTGTGACTCACCCCTGGCATGGAGGGCGCGGtggagcaggggcaggagccCGGCTTGCCAGAAGGAGTAACACCCGTCCACCAGCTTGTTGCAGCGGCCCTGGAAGCCGCCCTCAAAGCGCATCTGCCGATGGGTCACCCAGCGCTGCGCGGGAGGGACAGGAGCGCGTGGCAGCATGGGGACAAGGACCCCCCCGTGGccaagacccccccaaacccggCAAGAGCCACGGTGCTGCTCACCAGCAAGCTCCGGAGATCCAGGAGATGTTCCTGCTTGAGGATGACCAATGCCGCCATGCCACAGAAGGTGTAACCGCCGTGTGCCTCCATCCCCGGCACCCCGCCGATGCCACCCTCCCAGTTCTGGCACCTGCGCGGGCATGGGGGTCAGGATGGCACTGACACAAGGgactgtcccttgtccccacgtcccctggCGCTCACCTCGCGATCCACTCGGCCGTCCCGGCGAAGAGCGCGGGTGTCAGGATGTTGGTGAGCGAGGCCACGGAGGCGGCGCAGTAGGCGCTTCTGCAGGAGATGGGTGCTCAGAACCACGGCATCAGGTCCCCACTGTGGCACCAGGTCCCCCCCACATCACCAGCCCCGCTTCGTGACACCCAACTGTCCCCCTGCCGGTGTTCACCCACCTGACGTCCACCTCGCCGCCGATGTGCATGAGGAAGGAGCCATCGGGCTGTTTCAGCGAGTGCAGATACTCCAGCAGCTTCTTCCTGCAA
Above is a window of Caloenas nicobarica isolate bCalNic1 chromosome 5, bCalNic1.hap1, whole genome shotgun sequence DNA encoding:
- the FNTB gene encoding protein farnesyltransferase subunit beta, encoding MAGASSPPREQGGRRRLRDDGLRTATSAEQTKVEEIVQEVFDACKTNHHASQFVLHREKHFHYLKRGLRQLTEAYECLDASRPWLCYWILHSLELLDEPIPQSVASDVCQFLSRCQSPQGGFGGGPGQDPHLAPTYAAVNALCIIGTEEAFGVIDRKKLLEYLHSLKQPDGSFLMHIGGEVDVRSAYCAASVASLTNILTPALFAGTAEWIARCQNWEGGIGGVPGMEAHGGYTFCGMAALVILKQEHLLDLRSLLRWVTHRQMRFEGGFQGRCNKLVDGCYSFWQAGLLPLLHRALHARGDAALSMTRWMIDQSALQEYILLCCQCPAGGLLDKPGKSRDFYHTCYCLSGLAIAQHFGSGDHHHEVVLGVPENRLQATHPVYNIAPEKVVRAVMHFLQLPVPNLEPAAAE